The following are encoded in a window of Thunnus albacares chromosome 17, fThuAlb1.1, whole genome shotgun sequence genomic DNA:
- the tufm gene encoding elongation factor Tu, mitochondrial has product MAALVGLRACFSALQLSSPSLLHSSYKLCAVPLSRRTFAADAKKTYSRDKPHVNIGTIGHVDHGKTTLTAAITKVLADAGGANFKKYEEIDNAPEEKARGITINASHVEYTTANRHYAHTDCPGHADYVKNMITGTAQMDGCILVVAATDGQMPQTREHLLLARQIGVEHVVVFINKADAVEDKEMLELVEIEIRELLTEFGYDGENTPVVIGSALCALENKQPDLGVNAVMKLLEIVDNYVPLPKRELEKPFLLPIEGVYSIPGRGTVVTGTMERGIIKKGDDCEFVGHNRSFKSVVTGIEMFHKSLDRAEAGDNLGALVRGLKREDVRRGMVMCKPGSIMPHQKVKAQVYVLSKEEGGRHKPFVSNFMPVMFSLTWDMACRVTLPADKEMVMPGEDTSLTLTLRQPMVLEKGQRFTLRDGNRTIGTGLVTDIETATDEDQCNWG; this is encoded by the exons ATGGCGGCGCTCGTGGGGCTGCGTGCGTGTTTCTCCG CCCTTCAGCTTTCTTCGCCAAGCCTCCTGCACAGCTCCTACAAACTG TGCGCTGTGCCTCTGAGTCGGCGGACCTTTGCTGCAGATGCTAAGAAGACGTACAGCCGAGACAAGCCCCACGTGAACATCGGAACAATCGGTCATGTGGATCACGGCAAGACCACCCTAACTGCAGCCATCACAAAAG TGCTCGCTGATGCTGGTGGTGCTAACTTTAAAAAGTATGAGGAAATTGACAATGCCCCCGAGGAGAAGGCCAGAGGAATCACCATCAACGCCTCTCATGTAGAATACACCACAGCCAACAGACATTACGCTCATACAGACTGCCCTGGTCACGCTGACTACGTCAAG aacATGATCACAGGCACGGCTCAGATGGACGGTTGCATCCTGGTGGTGGCGGCCACCGACGGCCAGATGCCCCAGACGCGTGAGCACCTGCTGCTGGCCAGGCAGATCGGTGTTGAGCACGTGGTGGTTTTCATCAACAAGGCGGATGCCGTGGAGGACAAGGAGATGCTGGAGCTGGTGGAGATCGAGATCCGCGAGCTGCTCACGGAGTTCGGCTACGACGGCGAGAACACGCCTGTTGTAATAGGCTCCGCCCTCTGCGCTCTGGAG AACAAACAGCCGGACCTGGGCGTGAATGCAGTGATGAAACTGCTGGAGATTGTGGATAATTATGTTCCTTTGCCCAAAAGAGAACTAGAGAAACCTTTCCTTCTGCCCATTGAAGGAGTTTATTCCATCCCAG GCAGGGGTACAGTAGTGACTGGCACTATGGAGAGAGGTATCATCAAGAAAGGAGACGACTGCGAGTTTGTGGGCCACAATCGCAGCTTCAAATCTGTGGTTACTG GTATTGAGATGTTCCACAAGTCTCTGGACCGGGCAGAGGCAGGAGACAACCTGGGCGCTCTGGTCCGAGGCCTGAAGAGGGAGGATGTGAGGAGAGGGATGGTGATGTGCAAACCAGGATCCATCATGCCTCACCAGAAAGTCAAGGCTCAG GTGTATGTTCTGAGTaaggaggagggaggcagaCACAAACCGTTTGTCTCCAACTTCATGCCCGTCATGTTCTCACTAACCTGGGACATGGCCTGCAGAGTCACTCTGCCCGCtgacaag GAAATGGTGATGCCAGGGGAGGACACCTCCCTGACGCTCACGCTCCGTCAGCCGATGGTTTTGGAGAAAGGTCAGAGGTTCACTCTGAGAGACGGGAACAGAACCATCGGCACCGGCCTGGTCACAGACATCGAGACCGCAACAGATGAAGACCAGTGCAACTGGGGCTGA